One Plectropomus leopardus isolate mb unplaced genomic scaffold, YSFRI_Pleo_2.0 unplaced_scaffold84178, whole genome shotgun sequence genomic window, TTGTATCTGAATCCATTGACAAGAGTATAATTGTATGTTCATTAGCAGTAAACGTGATTATACATTTGAATTACATACTCGCACACAGATTTGCAAACATAACTCTACACACGGACACACGCATGGTCAGGTTATAAGATACACTGGACAAACTGGATTCCAAATCGCACCAGTTCCACCTTTTGTTTGAGTCTGAGACTGCAACAACAAAGAATAAATAGTCCACAGCAGTCCAAAATCCACAGGTTCCATCTTCATTCAGCTTGGTGGAGACCCAACATTCACCGTGATATAAGTGTACAGTTTATCCTTCACAATCTCCTTGACTGTGTAGTTTAAGGAATTAATCCCATCGTTAGCCATGGTCAAATGGGTTTGTCTTAGTTTGCCAGGATTCTTTGGATTAACACCATTGAGCTTGTCTCTATTATGTTTGATCATCTTGTACTTTCCGATTATCATGCCAGGTCGAGTAATAAACATTCCTCTGTTAACAATTCGCAAATAAATATCATCATCCTCACCACCCCAGCCCCAGAA contains:
- the LOC121940346 gene encoding beta-1,4-galactosyltransferase 1-like yields the protein KAKVMNAGCAEALKQYDFDCFVFSDVDLVPMDDRNLYRCFNHPRHLAVAVDKFNFQLPYNTIFGGVWSLSKKQYFKINGFSNTFWGWGGEDDDIYLRIVNRGMFITRPGMIIGKYKMIKHNRDKLNGVNPKNPGKLRQTHLTMANDGINSLNYTVKEIVKDKLYTYITVNVGSPPS